CAAAGCTCAAATCTAAACTTTTAAAAAGTTTTATTGTCAAGATATTCTCGAAATCCTTTAAACAACATAATATTTTTAAAATGATCTCTTGTGGCAGATGCTCTAAAGTTAAGTAAATTGCCTCTATCAAGGGCACAAGGGTCAGCAATACACAGTATTGGCTTTCTTTTATTCGATTTTAAAGAATTAAATATCAAATCTGAAGCGTCGATATCGTAATCGTTGAATGATGATCCAATAATAGTAACTTCATCTGCGGAAGTAATTTTTTCTTGTGCGATATCCCATAATTTTTTTAATCGAGCAGGTAATATTTTATTTCTGGTGGGAGGTATTAATACCGGTTCGAGATTATTATTACAATCTTTACATTTTTCAGAAATAATACGGTCATACATATTGTGCCAAGTTAAATAATTCTTATCGCAGGAAGGACAACATGCCCAGTTTAAAGATCCGTGCAGTTTTAATAACAGAAAGTTGCCTTTATACGATTCTTCATACGAAGGGAAATTTATAATTTTATTTTTGTCTATATCTAATCCGTAAGAATAAATTCCAAATATATGTTTATGTAATAATGCATGTTCAAAGAGTGTTTCGTAATTAAATGTGATTATAGTCTGATTAATATTTTTCATATCGATTCTTTTATCTATAAAATC
The bacterium DNA segment above includes these coding regions:
- a CDS encoding SIR2 family protein, whose product is DFIDKRIDMKNINQTIITFNYETLFEHALLHKHIFGIYSYGLDIDKNKIINFPSYEESYKGNFLLLKLHGSLNWACCPSCDKNYLTWHNMYDRIISEKCKDCNNNLEPVLIPPTRNKILPARLKKLWDIAQEKITSADEVTIIGSSFNDYDIDASDLIFNSLKSNKRKPILCIADPCALDRGNLLNFRASATRDHFKNIMLFKGFREYLDNKTF